The region GAGGAGGAAGGGAAGGCTTTATGTTGAAACTCCAACTGTGATCGTGGAGTTTTCTCTTGTAATAGTGGTAATAATGGGGTTCCAGCGTGGCGGTTTACTCTTGCCAAGCTGGTCGATCGGCGGTGGAGACTGTCTCCCGCCATGACGAAGGAGCTTGACATTTAAGACCAGTGAGCCAAAGAATTGTTGGACACTCAGAGAAAGATGCTGGGGACCGTTGGATGAGCGTCTCCCTATTTTGAGGCTACTCAGATGGACATAGGAGGGTTCACTTCTGGAAAGCATGGTTAGGCTTACTGACTTGACCAATGTGTCGAACGACCCCTAGTATAGCGTGATGAGAATTCTTATAATTTGCATGGGGATCTAGGCATGCACCCATGTAGTGGAGGGACATGTGCCGCTGCTAGAGCGGTTGTAGTTTCACAACATGTGGCTAAGTCCTCACAGCATGCGTTGTGGGATATGGGCTCCACCCAGTTTGACCGAGGGGGTGGACTCAACTCATAAGCTTTTTAAGAATGAGGTGAGACCTTTAGTGAAGGGGAATATGAAGGATTGTGGGTCAGGCCAAGCAATCTGCATGTTTTTACATCAGGACGTGATAGGCTATCTAGGTTTGGTGGTGGGTCAACTGTCAGAAGCTGAGTCCATGAATATTCTATAGCAATTAGAGGAATCCCAGTTGAGGATTGGGCAAGACTTGACGATTTCATCTCCATTATATGATGCAACTAGTTGTTGGGACATCATGTAGGGACTGGGATCGCAGAGTTGTGAACATAGGTAAGGAGCCCACTCAGACCATGGGATAGCTCCAAGGTGATGTGGAATCTTTTTGTTTCATCCTTAGTTAATAAATTTCGTGTTTTGtgtttctctctttttattaataaatctagtttattcaatttttttaacatgtaaCTCATATATGTAAATATCGACAATATCCACCATGATAATCCATtccaatgctttttttttttaaattacttaaatacacatttttataaatatttactaaaatacataaaaagtattatgtatagtttttttttgtattgtacttttttatataaaaaattagtaagatttaaacgtaaaatattatataaaaatctcattataaaatttaaatagaattacaagaaaaaatttaaattaaaaaatttataaagacttaaacataaaatattatataaaaaatttattataaaatttttaaaaaactgaaaaagtATCCCGTGTAAAAAATACCAGGTACTTTTTacgtattttggtaaatatttataaaattgcgcatttaagtaaatattttaaaaaagttagtatataaaaaaaaaaccaattaaaaatcttaaagcttaaagagagacagagagagagagagagagaggcagtGACCGCAGTCTCAGCTTTGGAGGAGAGCATGAGCGCCCCTATCTCGGGGGCCTTCGCCCTCTCCGCCTCCTTGGCCTCTCCGTTGTGCCGGCGTTTTCAGCGTATGGACACCTTTCTGctcgtttctctccttctttTCTGCAATCCCGCTTGTCCTCGTTGATGCATTGGGGCctttttttttcggttttttttcttctttcatttgtgctattttttttggttaattttatgtgttgatttgatttaatgtaTGATTTGAAGTCGTAATTGTATAAAAAGATTCGATTTTTGAAACTCATATAATGTTtaggttttgtttttggttCAATTGTTTGATTTCGCTTCTTAATCTCGATTTCCTTTGATGGTCATCTTATTTTCTCTTGCCGATAAAGCTTGCAGTttccttctgtttttttttaaagaaatatatttggTGTAAATTTGCCTGTTTTGTAGTTTTTAGGAagttatttatgtgtttttgtgGTTCTGTAGTGAAATGGACCAGTttccttctgttttttttttaaataaatatatttggtgTAAATTTGCCTGTTTTGTAGTTTTTAGGAagttatttatgtgtttttgtgGTTTTGTAGTGAAATGGACCAGTTTTCAAGCACACTCGTGTCGTGTGAGAGCGTTCTCAGCTGCAAAATCAGATAGAGTTCCTTTGCCGAAGAAGTATGTGTCACTTGTTAATTGCTATTCTCACTTCATTATCGCtggaattaatttttatgatgaaTATGAGTTTCATGTTGTTTGGCTCTTGATGGTATATGGGTAATGGattattatagatatatattatgGTTATGAACCTTATATGCAAATAGAAATGCGTGCTTAATATATGCAAAACTGAAACATGCTAATCGTTGAGATGAATGCAGCACCTTCTGACAAGTTTTGACtagttgaaaaaacaaaaaaagcagaaaaaggaaaaagatgaCATCTTAATTGATCCTTTGATCACTAGAAAAAGAGAGTAAAGCTAGTTCAATTTCTGATATCTTTgtaatgttttcatttctgtTTGGCAATAAACACACTAATTTGATTGTAATTTACAAGCGAAGTCTTCCTTATTTTCTCTTGAGGGTGTCTTTTTGTGCTAAGGTAGTATATAACTGATGTcattaacttattattatacaattatGACTCTTTAGAAGAAAAACACCCATTTAGTGGGTTTCTTGGTACAGCAAAGTGctccttattttcttttgaagatgtcttttagttaattttatgTCATTATAACTGATGTCTCCtgcatttttttagaaaaaggaGGTTGGATGAGATATGCCTTGAAAGGTTTCAGCAATATAGCAGGACGTACATTCAGTCATGGATTCTGCAAGGTTAGTTTCAGTGTGAGCTTAAtgccttttttttcttgctGAATAGCGTGATTGGGTAGTGGAGATGTGATGCTTCATTCTATAgtatatataatcatgttttGTCTTCTTCTCTCATGTCTTAGCTGGGGTGTGAGATAATTCTTTTATGAGACATCATGTACTTTGCAGTGAATTTGCATAATTTTTGTGTACTGTAGTCTAAGATGGTTTCTTGTGGACCAATGCTTGATCAAGATCATTGGCTTAATGGGGTTCATCTTGTTGCAATTTTTCATTACAAAGAACTAGCCAATATGGGTTATCTTTAAGGTGGTTGGAGGGAGTTTACAGCGGTTGTTTCCTGTCTTGTGTGCAGCCACTGAAAACTTACAGCACTCTAGCAGCCTAGCTTATATGTCACAGTACTGTTTACAATTGTTCATGTTGTTGCATGTCTGTTTGCCAATCTCTTCTGTCAAAGCTCTTGGATTATATCTATAATGTTTATACAGATACAAAAGCAGTTTGTGTGCATGTGCGTGTGTGAATATTATGCTTCATCCTTAGGGATAGAAGATGCAGCATATTTCCTTTGATCCTATCTTATTGTTACTTCATTTGCAGGCAAAGTGCTTGTTGATGGAAGAGTTGTGAGCAAAGCTGGAACTCCTGTATCTGATAAATCAACTGTAGAAATAAAGGCTGAAATTCCAAAATATGTATGTAGGTGATGTTTCTGGAAGAACCACCCATTTAGTTAGTTCgttaaactcttttttttttccacttttaTGGTGTTCTCTTTTCAGAGTTTCTGTAGATATCATTATCttgtggagaaaaaaatatgcTTTTGTTGCAGCTATGAATGCCTTGTGATGagattatgaaaaatttctcagTTGTCCATTCTCTGCTTCATGTTCCTTAAATCCAGAGCAGGATATAAGTTAGAGGCTGCTATAGAACAACTTGGTGTCGATGTTGTTGGGAAAGTTGCACTTGATTCCGGATTGTCTACTGGAGGATTTACAGATTGTCTACTGCAGCATGGTGCATCATTTGTTTATGGTGTTGATGTGGGTTATGGACAGGTATGATTATTTCTATTCAAGACTCCCTGGTTAAACATcagtttattttaatatatttcaatTGCTTCACTTATCAGCAGTTGCAAAGTACCACTGATTATATTCTCAGTATAATCTCACTAATAAGCATACAAAATTccgagttttattttattatttatttatttattattaattttttatcccCAGTGAAACATTGTTCATTACTGATGTATGGGTCAGAGGCCGTATAGCAACCTATAAGAAGATATTATATGCCCTttatatgttatttgtttttgttactcCAAGGTGTTTGGCTTTCTTTGAGGAATGCCTAAATGGAAAATTTTACCAGAATTAATATATGACTTTTACACTCTTGTGTAATTATGTCCAAGTTAGCGTGTTTAGTTGCTAGCCCTCTTCTTTATCAGGGATGATTTTGTATTGACTTTTAGGTGGCTGAAAAAATTCGTCGAGATGAACGTGTTTGTGTGGTTGAACGCACAAATTTAAGATATCTCTCTGCTCTACCGCAACAAGTTGACTTGGTGACTCTCGACCTGTCATTCATTTCTATTCTTTTGGTAAGCTCCCTTGATATCTTGTCA is a window of Dioscorea cayenensis subsp. rotundata cultivar TDr96_F1 chromosome 5, TDr96_F1_v2_PseudoChromosome.rev07_lg8_w22 25.fasta, whole genome shotgun sequence DNA encoding:
- the LOC120261867 gene encoding hemolysin A codes for the protein MSAPISGAFALSASLASPLCRRFQLKWTSFQAHSCRVRAFSAAKSDRVPLPKKKRRLDEICLERFQQYSRTYIQSWILQGKVLVDGRVVSKAGTPVSDKSTVEIKAEIPKYVCRAGYKLEAAIEQLGVDVVGKVALDSGLSTGGFTDCLLQHGASFVYGVDVGYGQVAEKIRRDERVCVVERTNLRYLSALPQQVDLVTLDLSFISILLVMPAVVKVMKTESTLVTLVKPQFEAHRSQVGGGGIVRDPQVHQEVLDRIIKGVEGFGFQNKGWIESPLKGAEGNTEFLICFVRNPGEVS